One segment of Lachancea thermotolerans CBS 6340 chromosome E complete sequence DNA contains the following:
- a CDS encoding uncharacterized protein (similar to uniprot|P38799 Saccharomyces cerevisiae YHR078W Hypothetical ORF) gives MLTSDVLLFILLSGSFFVAFKASNRVLWYKVQHIFDLDSAASRVGGLDLNLLEAQTDGFLSKFHSQFALSSKKAMKGVRVLFSSTFALCLIAMEMTLCQIMAVNDEVSAQSNLVTISWLITSVGLALNLILVQPYLILLSVLDKFYGDKIKVDYLALVASGLILGWVFTLNFFGWGPFFYSTNMLTKLSIMGVSVMAFLSGVASVSTPYYVFQLIRYKRRKPDSSFSERIPVAWMDDVVLREQKGECERRIQEGLDTLKSINSQPNGANPVLRQRHIEEIAKFQLELARLEPRTKESKHVRDLKKYSQLGFLVYCVYKLLNTFFWKIPVLAWHSFHYPFDHSYERLGYSEGGSSSSDPLAVTVANVLSFFLFRFKDQQGKESLAKQISLVLSVSLFACSVSTVTTTISYLTTLLPTRLQILALKTMQRDSSTNVLPTSSKPRYEYKQRPSVIKNLLVSELTGVYILATILMIRSNLPLDVASRLNQMLGEEFGVPDIVIEVWFDKVFAMSSILSFVGIKVAGKTGAGQHNRTL, from the coding sequence ATGTTAACGAGTGATGTGCTTCTGTTTATTCTTCTGAGTGGCTCATTTTTTGTGGCgttcaaagcttccaaTCGCGTTCTTTGGTATAAAGTCCAGCATATCTTTGATCTGGACTCTGCGGCCTCAAGGGTCGGTGGACTGGATCTCAATTTGTTGGAAGCGCAAACGGATGGTTTCCTATCAAAATTCCATAGCCAATTTgcgctttcttccaaaaaagcgATGAAAGGAGTGCGCGTACTGTTCTCCTCGACTTTTGCGTTGTGCTTGATAGCTATGGAGATGACACTTTGCCAAATTATGGCTGTCAATGACGAAGTATCAGCCCAGTCAAATTTGGTAACTATATCATGGCTTATCACGTCTGTAGGCCTGGCGCTAAACCTTATTTTAGTGCAGCCGTACTTAATTCTTCTTTCAGTGCTGGACAAGTTTTACGGAGACAAGATAAAGGTGGACTACCTGGCATTGGTAGCTAGTGGGCTTATCCTTGGATGGGTTTTTACTCtgaatttttttggatGGGGCCCCTTCTTTTATTCCACTAACATGCTCACTAAGCTGTCCATCATGGGTGTAAGCGTCATGGCTTTTTTGTCTGGGGTTGCCTCGGTTTCAACGCCATACTATGTCTTTCAGCTCATACGTTACAAGCGCAGAAAACCCGATTCAAGTTTCTCAGAGAGAATTCCTGTCGCTTGGATGGACGACGTCGTCTTGAGAGAGCAAAAAGGAGAATGCGAGCGTCGGATACAAGAAGGCTTAGACACATTGAAAAGTATCAATTCTCAGCCTAATGGAGCAAATCCAGTTTTAAGGCAAAGACatattgaagaaattgccAAATTTCAGTTGGAACTCGCAAGGCTTGAGCCTCGCACCAAAGAGTCCAAGCATGTTCGtgatttgaagaaatactCTCAGCTTGGATTTTTGGTATACTGTGTTTACAAGCTACTCAATAcgtttttttggaaaattcCTGTTCTAGCTTGGCACTCTTTCCATTATCCGTTCGATCATAGTTATGAGCGCCTGGGGTATTCCGAAGGTGGGAGTAGCTCCAGTGATCCCCTGGCCGTAACGGTAGCCAACGTGCTCAGCTTTTTTCTCTTTAGGTTCAAAGACCAGCAAGGCAAAGAATCACTTGCCAAGCAAATATCTCTAGTGCTGTCGGTGTCATTGTTCGCGTGTTCTGTTTCTACAGTAACAACAACAATATCATATCTCACTACCTTACTACCCACTCGGCTTCAAATTCTGGCGCTAAAAACTATGCAAAGAGACTCTTCCACTAACGTTTTGCCAACATCGAGCAAACCACGGTACGAGTACAAGCAACGCCCTTCAGTAATCAAAAATTTACTTGTTTCTGAGCTTACTGGCGTCTACATCCTCGCGACCATATTGATGATACGCTCTAACCTTCCTCTTGATGTTGCTTCTCGCCTTAATCAAATGCTGGGTGAGGAGTTTGGGGTTCCTGATATAGTTATCGAGGTTTGGTTTGACAAAGTCTTCGCGATGAGTTCGATTCTATCTTTTGTGGGTATAAAAGTTGCTGGAAAGACAGGCGCTGGCCAACATAATCGGACCTTGTAA
- the PEP7 gene encoding phosphatidylinositol-3-phosphate binding protein (similar to uniprot|P32609 Saccharomyces cerevisiae YDR323C PEP7 Multivalent adaptor protein that facilitates vesicle-mediated vacuolar protein sorting by ensuring high-fidelity vesicle docking and fusion which are essential for targeting of vesicles to the endosome required for vacuole inheritance), producing the protein MNAVDGPGYLDEPQKSGSELNCPVCAQTLHDLAKLNEHLDRIHGFGEVSNEDADSVNTQLTRSRNVVENSSKAAKANRFELKRDHWIKPVMGKSRCRTCSKSLTQARQAINCRRCGEVYCKNHCNLIIKLNSNAEYNPLTGEWCKCCINCFGNRAGYNEFGAVCNKTSMFKELRGSKVEDKQLRKLQLENRFIRLANGIQQINNQSSKSMLASIRKYTEINKLERSVVPWTPDEAAFACSLCSKPFTLALRKHHCRLCGKVVCNESQTNCSNQLPLMSLIRAASDLPISTEFVDNNAEDVQIRICSACVRILFIKRKFTRELSLPEPSILRIYENMRTTADVILSILPQVLNQAEEFSATPNAPDVALLTKMRRKLLDSFALYDRLTKQMLKIKPKNPAEERIQRAIVFRASMLIQEHMLPLRSLTNAASTQNSSHETTPESERSMNQGYGNNLSIKEVKEYRDQLMVLKEQKFLVENMIASASKQRKFDEAETLSGNLRELNEQVEMIARALGEEGFS; encoded by the coding sequence ATGAATGCAGTTGATGGCCCCGGATATTTAGATGAACCTCAAAAGTCGGGATCTGAGTTAAACTGTCCTGTTTGCGCACAAACACTCCATGACCTTGCTAAGCTTAACGAACATCTCGATAGAATACATGGTTTTGGCGAAGTTTCAAATGAAGACGCTGACAGTGTGAACACACAGCTAACGAGGTCCCGAAACGTGGTTGAAaattcttccaaagccGCCAAGGCAAACAGATTTGAGCTCAAACGAGACCATTGGATCAAGCCAGTTATGGGTAAAAGCAGATGTCGAACTTGCAGTAAAAGTCTTACCCAAGCCCGCCAGGCGATCAACTGTAGGCGGTGCGGCGAAGTGTATTGCAAGAATCATTGCAACCTTATCATCAAACTGAACAGTAATGCAGAATACAATCCGCTCACTGGCGAATGGTGTAAGTGTTGCATTAACTGTTTCGGAAATAGAGCTGGGTACAATGAGTTTGGAGCGGTTTGTAATAAGACTTCTATGTTCAAGGAGCTGCGGGGCAGCAAAGTCGAAGACAAACAACTACGCAAGCTTCAGCTAGAAAACAGGTTTATTAGACTTGCAAATGGAATCCAGCAAATAAACAAccaatcttcaaagtctaTGCTAGCGTCGATTCGAAAATACACCGAAATTAACAAGCTTGAACGATCGGTAGTACCGTGGACACCAGATGAGGCGGCTTTCGCATGTAGTCTTTGCTCAAAACCTTTCACCTTAGCGCTAAGAAAACATCATTGTAGGTTGTGCGGGAAAGTTGTGTGCAATGAGAGTCAGACGAACTGCTCGAATCAGTTGCCGTTAATGAGTTTGATTAGAGCGGCATCTGATCTCCCTATAAGCACAGAATTCGTAGACAATAATGCCGAAGACGTCCAGATAAGAATTTGTTCAGCTTGTGTCAGGATACTATTCATAAAGCGCAAATTTACAAGAGAGCTTTCGTTACCCGAGCCCTCAATTTTACGCATTTATGAGAACATGCGCACTACTGCTGATGTTATTTTGTCAATTTTGCCCCAGGTCCTGAATCAGGCTGAAGAATTTAGCGCTACACCGAACGCTCCCGACGTTGCGCTTCTTACAAAAATGAGACGCAAGCTTTTAGACTCTTTTGCTTTGTATGATAGACTCACAAAGCAAATGCTCAAGATAAAACCCAAAAATCCAGCTGAAGAGAGGATTCAAAGGGCAATAGTTTTTAGAGCATCAATGCTTATCCAAGAACACATGCTGCCGTTGAGATCCTTAACTAATGCGGCCAGCACTCAAAACTCTTCACACGAGACTACGCCAGAGTCTGAAAGAAGTATGAATCAAGGTTACGGCAATAACTTGAGTATCAAAGAGGTGAAAGAGTACAGGGATCAGCTCATGGTTTTAAAAGAGCAAAAGTTTCTAGTGGAAAACATGATAGCATCAGCAAGTAAGCAGCGAAAGTTTGACGAAGCAGAGACGTTGAGTGGAAACTTGAGAGAACTCAATGAACAAGTGGAAATGATTGCAAGGGCGCTTGGAGAGGAAGGATTCAGCTGA
- the NMD2 gene encoding Nmd2p (similar to uniprot|P38798 Saccharomyces cerevisiae YHR077C NMD2 Protein involved in the nonsense- mediated mRNA decay (NMD) pathway interacts with Nam7p and Upf3p), translated as MNNERQLELFNLNSKAWAGESPLFEGGKKLDSSLKKNTAFIRKLKLGISKDSKQNFLKDIRELSLEKYLSELVSTSSEGLSKVSGKAEDVDAAVEVMSALHQRFSCKFTPVLMESFLNNFSLTQSSHESEKEELARILRLRSHVRIFTELYLVGLFRNTDYLNKENVPAFIAKKLSKKEPIIFTILKEVLNYRFRTGLTTTIATSFITKFPILFEGNAFNEELELESGTRKLLQSLIKVYTEACIGQAVELNKTLNKLKREHSKAQIRTGKNTDEYIEEYNDLLPVFERFEGAVNVLTDALQIEAPKLDKGIDSEANTTGPASIITNQLKPNSEKVWENEEVRKFYEVLPDLSSVHHDIEDRDAPDSTKLSDFFAGLEFADTREAIDELSVKYWSDSLNKKATRRRLLKFFIETQDWSKLRIYARFIASNAEYLSDTKDELIEYLDNGFRSQLRSNRINVKNIIFFSELVKFMLIPSYLVFHKIRTLAMNIQVPNNIEILTILFENFGKFLINHPTYKDQMEKMVDLIQQKRKDHDLTVSNKCALDNLIVLIYPPSLSKLNSAVKELNPEQQFYQIIIRRELHTISAEKTVKLLRKAHWKDEKIYKTMFSLFTKPEKVSYQSLDVLSSVLCGLYPYYRNFVIEVIDTLLEKIERGLEISEFNLNMVRMAQIKYLTSLFNKKLVRLEVLIEIFCKIMKFGYPGGRPNPYFLNEFDLPDNYFRVQLITTSLLSIEELPASKSDKMLLFMRLFEFYTFVKEQPLPRETQFKVSSAFQKLTSTDNFKRSCDVAESAKELANALNIPQATSLGSSPHQQTKKEGAYEEGEEDDDDDDEDDDAEIEEEVDNEEDDDEEDEDDDTEEGREPVKIIQEDEEGNLAALDSSDESASSDDSDDSGTSSNSDSDEEDGDDDEDDEDDEDDEDDDSIDLDGELERKRIHEEHLNRLRTEEELRAEEELEKQFQQLMQESMESRKNEKVSGNSIPIISAGYSTSLGKESGGEALRALNKSHDGKSKKVAFTFLTKSGKKTQAKTLGLPRNVKFVSGVLEEEQKLKAEREKIKNIVLNQKFD; from the exons ATGAAT AATGAAAGGCAATTAGAGCTTTTTAATTTGAATAGTAAAGCCTGGGCAGGTGAAAGCCCCCTTTTTGAGGGTGGCAAGAAACTGGATTCGAgtctcaagaagaacacaGCTTTTATTAGAAAGCTGAAACTTGGAATATCTAAAGATTCCAAACAAAACTTCCTTAAGGACATCAGAGAactttctcttgaaaagtATCTTTCTGAACTTGTTAGCACGTCTAGCGAGGGACTGAGCAAGGTTTCTGGAAAGGCAGAGGATGTGGACGCTGCAGTTGAAGTTATGAGCGCTCTTCACCAGCGCTTCAGCTGCAAATTCACACCCGTTTTGATGGAGTCGttcctcaacaactttTCGTTAACTCAGTCAAGTCACGAATCCGAAAAGGAAGAACTTGCTAGGATCTTAAGACTTAGATCTCATGTCAGGATTTTTACTGAGCTTTATCTTGTGGGCTTGTTTCGGAATACTGATtatttgaacaaagagaaCGTACCGGCTTTcattgccaaaaagctttcaaaaaaagagcCTATTATCTTCActattttgaaagaagttttaAACTATCGATTCAGGACTGGGTTGACTACTACCATTGCTACTAGTTTCATCACAAAGTTTCCCATCCTTTTCGAAGGAAATGCATTCAATGAGGAGCTCGAACTTGAATCGGGGACCagaaagcttttgcagTCTCTCATTAAGGTCTATACAGAAGCTTGTATCGGACAAGCAGTAGAACTCAACAAAACGCTCAATAAGCTGAAAAGGGAGCATTCAAAGGCGCAAATTCGCACTGGCAAAAATACAGATGAGTACATCGAAGAGTATAATGATTTATTGCccgtttttgaaaggtttgAGGGTGCTGTTAACGTTTTAACAGATGCATTGCAAATAGAAGCACCAAAGCTTGATAAAGGTATTGATTCTGAGGCTAATACCACGGGACCTGCATCCATTATCACCAATCAGCTCAAACCAAATTCAGAAAAGGTTTGGGAGAACGAAGAGGTTAGAAAGTTCTATGAGGTTTTGCCAGATCTTTCCAGCGTTCATCATGACATAGAAGATCGAGACGCTCCAGATTCAACCAAGCTCAGCGACTTTTTCGCGGGGCTTGAATTTGCAGACACCAGGGAAGCTATTGACGAGCTCTCGGTTAAGTATTGGTCCGACTCACTTAACAAAAAGGccacaagaagaagacttcTTAAATTCTTCATAGAGACCCAAGATTGGAGTAAATTGAGAATCTACGCTCGTTTCATCGCATCCAACGCAGAATACCTATCTGACACTAAAGATGAGCTGATAGAATATCTTGATAATGGGTTCAGAAGCCAATTGCGTTCCAATAGGATAAACGTCAAAAATatcattttcttcagtgAGCTGGTAAAATTTATGCTCATTCCTTCATATCTCGTCTTTCACAAAATCAGGACCTTAGCAATGAACATCCAAGTCCCCAATAACATTGAAATTTTGACCATTctatttgaaaattttggtaaATTCTTGATCAACCACCCAACGTACAAGGATCAAATGGAGAAGATGGTTGATCTTATCCAACAAAAGCGCAAGGATCATGATCTTACTGTTAGCAACAAATGCGCCCTTGACAACCTCATCGTTTTGATATATCCTCCTTCTTTGAGTAAACTTAACTCCGCTGTGAAGGAGCTGAATCCAGAGCAACAGTTCTATCAAATAATAATTCGAAGAGAGCTGCATACAATTTCCGCAGAGAAAACCGTTAAGCTGCTGAGGAAGGCACACTGGAAGGACGAAAAAATCTACAAAACTatgttttcattgtttaCAAAGCCAGAGAAGGTAAGCTACCAGTCCCTAGATGTTCTGTCCAGTGTTTTGTGTGGTCTATATCCCTACTACCGCAACTTTGTAATAGAGGTTATTGATACACTCTTGGAAAAAATTGAGCGCGGCCTAGAGATAAGCGAGTTCAACTTGAATATGGTAAGAATGGCCCAAATAAAATATCTGACTTCgctgttcaacaaaaagctaGTTCgccttgaagttctcaTTGAAATCTTTTGCAAAATAATGAAGTTCGGCTATCCAGGCGGGCGGCCGAATCCATATTTTTTAAATGAGTTTGACCTTCCAGACAATTATTTCCGCGTACAGCTCATTACAACATCTTTACTTTCTATTGAAGAGCTGCCTGCAAGCAAGTCGGACAAAATGTTGTTATTCATGAggctttttgagttttacACCTTTGTCAAAGAGCAACCATTGCCCAGGGAAACGCAATTTAAAGTTTCAAGtgcctttcaaaaattaaCTAGCACTGATAATTTCAAGAGGTCTTGTGACGTTGCAGAAAGTGCCAAAGAGTTAGCGAATGCTCTGAACATCCCACAAGCCACTTCCTTGGGTTCCTCACCACaccaacaaacaaaaaaggaGGGAGCTTACGAGGAGGGCGAGgaagatgacgatgacgacgacgaagacgatgaCGCCGAGATCGAGGAGGAGGTTGAcaatgaagaggacgatgacgaagaagatgaagacgatgatACGGAAGAGGGGAGAGAGCCTGTGAAAATAattcaagaagatgaggaaggAAACCTGGCAGCATTAGATTCATCTGATGAAAGTGCCAGCAGCGACGATTCCGATGACTCAGGTACTTCTAGCAATAGCGAttctgatgaagaggatggggatgacgatgaagatgatgaagacgacgaagacgatgaagatgatgattCAATAGATTTAGAtggagaacttgagagAAAAAGAATACATGAAGAACATCTGAATAGGCTCAGAActgaggaagagctgcgcgcagaagaggagcttgaaaaacagTTTCAACAACTCATGCAAGAATCAATGGAAAGTCGAAAAAACGAGAAAGTCTCCGGAAATAGCATCCCCATTATTTCTGCGGGTTACAGCACTTCATTGGGTAAGGAATCAGGAGGCGAGGCGTTAAGGGCGTTGAATAAAAGCCACGATGgaaaatcaaaaaaggtCGCCTTCACATTTTTAACAAAATCTGGAAAAAAGACCCAGGCTAAAACACTTGGCTTACCCCGGAACGTCAAATTTGTATCTGGGGTcttagaagaagaacaaaagcTCAAGGCTGAGCGTGAAAAAATAAAGAACATTGTACTAAATCAGAAATTTGACTAA
- the PTC7 gene encoding type 2C protein phosphatase PTC7 (similar to uniprot|P38797 Saccharomyces cerevisiae YHR076W PTC7 Mitochondrially localized type 2C protein phosphatase expression induced by growth on ethanol and by sustained osmotic stress possible role in carbon source utilization in low oxygen environments), whose translation MFASSRTAGMRGFSASRSMCLWAALAVLLAMVLTAWPGAYRFKRWQYRSFFSGPSGQGQSGGSAGFNYKYAVAYQAKDRSDSLYAGLDVDSPTGEDNYFLSARSTSDLYAGVADGVGGWVEHGHDSSAISRELCAAMSEFAMLTKDNRSFTPKQLIDMAYSKIKQEGQVKAGGTTAIVAHFPPSGKLELANLGDSWCGVFRDSKLVFQTKFQTVGFNAPYQLAIIPKDLAKEAAGRGSSYIQNKPSDADEYQFQLKSNDVIVLATDGVTDNIATGDMELFLGNNANATDLQQVTQKFVNQVVNLSKDSSFPSVFAQEISKLTGKQYLGGKEDDITVVVVRVD comes from the coding sequence ATGTTTGCTTCTAGTAGGACTGCTGGGATGCGAGGTTTCAGCGCCAGCCGGAGTATGTGTTTATGGGCTGCGTTGGCGGTGTTGTTGGCGATGGTACTAACGGCTTGGCCAGGTGCGTATAGATTCAAGAGGTGGCAATACCggagcttcttctcgggGCCTAGTGGTCAGGGCCAAAGTGGGGGATCTGCGGGCTTCAATTACAAGTACGCGGTAGCGTACCAGGCGAAGGATCGTAGTGACAGCCTTTACGCGGGCCTCGATGTAGACTCGCCTACTGGCGAGGACAACTATTTTCTCAGCGCGCGTAGCACGAGCGACCTGTATGCGGGCGTTGCAGACGGCGTTGGGGGATGGGTTGAACATGGCCATGACTCCAGTGCAATCAGCCGCGAGCTGTGTGCGGCGATGAGCGAGTTCGCGATGCTCACAAAGGACAACCGGTCGTTCACGCCCAAGCAGCTTATAGATATGGCATACTCCAAGATTAAGCAGGAGGGTCAGGTGAAGGCCGGCGGCACAACCGCAATCGTTGCGCACTTCCCTCCTAGCGGCAAGCTTGAGCTGGCCAACCTTGGCGACTCCTGGTGCGGGGTCTTCAGAGACTCTaagcttgttttccaaaCAAAGTTCCAAACAGTGGGGTTCAACGCCCCCTACCAGCTCGCCATCATACCAAAAGACCTGGCGAAGGAAGCTGCCGGAAGAGGTAGCTCATATATCCAGAACAAGCCCAGCGACGCCGACGAATATCAATTTCAACTAAAGTCGAATGATGTTATTGTCTTGGCCACAGATGGTGTCACAGACAACATAGCCACTGGCGACATGGAGCTGTTCCTGGGTAACAATGCAAATGCGACGGACCTGCAGCAGGTTACGCAAAAATTTGTGAATCAGGTGGTAAACCTAAGTAAGGACTCCTCTTTCCCAAGTGTTTTCGCGCAGGAAATCTCAAAGTTAACCGGAAAACAGTACTTAGGTGGAAAAGAGGATGACATTACCGTCGTAGTGGTTAGGGTCGACTAG
- the TIM11 gene encoding F1F0 ATP synthase subunit e (similar to uniprot|P81449 Saccharomyces cerevisiae YDR322C-A TIM11 Subunit e of mitochondrial F1F0- ATPase, which is a large, evolutionarily conserved enzyme complex required for ATP synthesis; essential for the dimeric state of ATP synthase), producing the protein MSTVNVLRYSALALGAIIGLKTDLSLKSEAAKSSQQKEYAEKLKLIEQAKAEYARLHAPKQVEKQADTKLDLEDPNLDYGKVILSAVESLKQ; encoded by the coding sequence ATGTCTACAGTTAACGTTTTGAGATACTCagctctggctctgggAGCTATCATTGGATTGAAGACCGATTTGAGTCTGAAGTCCGAGGCGGCCAAGAGCTCCCAGCAGAAAGAGTACGCggagaagttgaaactgATCGAGCAAGCCAAGGCCGAGTACGCTAGGCTGCATGCTCCAAAGCAGGTTGAGAAGCAGGCCGACACCAAGCTGGACCTGGAGGACCCTAACCTCGACTACGGTAAGGTTATTTTGAGCGCTGTGGAATCGCTGAAGCAGTGA
- the MRPL35 gene encoding mitochondrial 54S ribosomal protein mL38 (similar to uniprot|Q06678 Saccharomyces cerevisiae YDR322W MRPL35 Mitochondrial ribosomal protein of the large subunit), whose translation MLRRSLHSSVVKRSGSKIWSEFTSRPEALSIGSERIKKCVLEGTPSQGPPSIKRRSNRVKYSSPEKIDEVFKTCYDFLESRSAVKYAELEREEDPAKRTKLLVEAEVNNPEVLYNFQYGDKVENNPRFIDYNVPVYRHLGRQHWESYGQMLLMQRLETLAAIPDTLPTLVPRAEVHLRFPFSTGLNKWVEPGELLSSNATTLPPAIKIQEYDDVDTESQEYTVLILNPDEPDIASDSFKTTLQYGLTNLKISYNDNVVDSRKFTADNIIAGYLPPVPEKNAGVQRFVVWVFRQSKHLAAGEAASARDNFNVRDFVHAHKLQPIGAHLWRSEWDSNVTNVRAKYGLPEGRVFHRVRKA comes from the coding sequence ATGCTGCGCAGATCCCTCCATAGCTCCGTTGTTAAGCGGTCAGGATCAAAGATATGGTCCGAATTCACATCCAGGCCTGAGGCTCTATCAATCGGGTCCGAAAGAATAAAAAAATGCGTACTAGAGGGGACGCCGTCCCAAGGCCCGCCATCGATCAAGAGGCGCTCGAATAGAGTGAAGTACTCGTCGCCAGAAAAAATTGATGAGGTTTTCAAGACGTGCTACGACTTTCTCGAGTCGAGATCCGCAGTGAAATATGCCGAGCTCGAGCGTGAAGAGGACCCTGCTAAGCGCACGAAGCTCTTGGTGGAGGCTGAAGTGAACAACCCGGAAGTGCTTTACAACTTTCAGTATGGTGACAAGGTCGAAAACAACCCTCGGTTTATCGACTATAACGTCCCCGTCTATAGGCATTTGGGGCGCCAGCACTGGGAGTCATACGGACAAATGCTACTGATGCAGAGACTTGAGACACTAGCTGCTATTCCAGACACGCTACCTACACTTGTGCCACGCGCCGAGGTCCACTTGCGCTTCCCTTTTTCTACTGGTCTCAACAAATGGGTTGAACCTGGCGAGCTGCTGTCTTCCAATGCCACAACACTGCCGCCCGCTATCAAGATTCAAGAGTACGATGACGTCGACACCGAGTCCCAGGAGTATACCGTGCTCATACTAAACCCCGACGAGCCGGACATCGCGTCggactctttcaagaccACGCTACAGTACGGCCtcacaaacttgaaaatctcgTACAACGACAACGTCGTGGATTCCCGCAAGTTCACAGCAGACAATATCATCGCAGGATACCTACCACCCGTGCCCGAAAAAAATGCTGGAGTCCAGAGGTTTGTCGTGTGGGTCTTTAGACAGTCCAAGCACCTTGCTGCCGGCGAGGCGGCTTCGGCACGCGATAACTTCAACGTGCGCGACTTCGTACACGCTCACAAATTGCAGCCCATCGGCGCGCACTTGTGGAGGAGCGAATGGGACAGCAACGTCACCAACGTCAGGGCCAAATACGGGCTGCCAGAAGGTCGCGTATTCCACCGTGTGCGTAAAGCCTAG